From a region of the Zingiber officinale cultivar Zhangliang chromosome 10B, Zo_v1.1, whole genome shotgun sequence genome:
- the LOC122028825 gene encoding cyclic nucleotide-gated ion channel 17-like: protein MFGSRRVDDETEIKERTVRFYPDGKQNPAKTTNQGMRAGGNLSSKGSSSNSWKSIVFAEDHEPWSKRIFDPGSTIVLKWNRIFLISCLLALFIDPLYFYLPKVETDSNTSCVKMDDNLSVSVTLLRSLADLFYILHIVIKFRTAYVAPSSRVFGRGELVMDPKKIARRYLRSDFIIDLAAALPLPQILVWSAVKNSRADHNNTTLALIVLVQYIPRLYLIFPLSYQIVKADGVVTKTAWAGAAYNLLLYMIASHVIGASWYLLSAERQMTCWKSECRKENNVTSCNTRFLDCSSIDESARQNWAITTQVFNSCDPNNNTPSFQYGIFKNALTNGALSTEFIKKYFYCLWWGLQNLSSYGQTLTTSTFVGETLFAILIAILGLVLFAHLIGNMQTYLQSITVRLEEWRLKRRDTEEWMRHRQLPHYLRERVRRFVQYKWLATRGVDEESILQALPADLRRDIQRHLCLDLVRRVPFFSKMDDQLLDAICERLVSSLSTEGTYIVREGDPVTEMLFIIRGRLESSTTNGGRTGFFNSITLRPGDFCGEELLAWALLPKAAANLPSSTRTVRALIEVEAFALRAEDLKFVASQFRRLHSRKLQHTFRYYSHHWRTWGACFIQAYWRRYRRRKMAHDLSLRESFNSRTDEQIADETVQEELHGYSASSQPTQNLGVPRIATTARKGVHKSKVTSMPKLQKPDEPDFSADPSF, encoded by the exons atgtTTGGGTCGAGGAGGGTAGACGACGAGACGGAGATTAAGGAGAGAACCGTAAG GTTTTATCCCGATGGGAAGCAAAACCCAGCAAAAACTACAAACCAGGGAATGAGGGCTGGTGGAAACTTATCCAGTAAAGGCAGTAGCTCCAACTCTTGGAAGTCCATAGTTTTTGCTGAAGATCATGAGCCTTGGAGCAAGCGCATATTTGACCCAGGGAGTACCATTGTGTTGAAATGGAATCGAATCTTCCTTATCTCATGCTTGCTTGCTCTGTTTATAGATCCCTTGTACTTCTATTTGCCCAAAGTGGAGACAGATAGCAACACTAGTTGTGTTAAGATGGATGACAACTTAAGTGTATCTGTAACCCTGTTGCGGTCACTAGCTGATCTATTTTACATACTTCACATAGTGATAAAATTTCGGACTGCATATGTGGCTCCAAGCTCAAGAGTCTTCGGAAGGGGGGAGCTTGTGATGGACCCTAAAAAGATTGCTAGGAGATATTTGAGATCTGATTTTATTATAGACCTAGCTGCTGCACTTCCCTTACCACAG ATTCTTGTCTGGTCAGCTGTCAAAAATTCAAGGGCTGACCATAACAACACTACCCTTGCTCTGATTGTTCTTGTACAATATATACCAAGGCTGTATCTCATATTTCCATTAAGTTATCAAATTGTTAAAGCTGATGGCGTTGTAACAAAGACTGCTTGGGCTGGTGCTGCATACAATCTACTACTCTACATGATTGCTAGTCAT GTTATTGGAGCTTCATGGTATTTACTGTCAGCAGAACGGCAGATGACATGCTGGAAATCAGAATGCAGGAAAGAAAATAATGTGACATCTTGTAACACTAGATTTTTAGATTGCAGTTCTATAGATGAATCAGCGCGTCAGAATTGGGCTATTACTACTCAAGTGTTCAACAGCTGTGATCCTAATAACAACACTCCCAGTTTCCAGTATGGTATTTTCAAGAATGCATTAACCAATGGAGCTCTCTCTACTGAATTCATCAAAAAATACTTTTATTGTCTTTGGTGGGGTCTGCAAAACCTGAG TTCCTATGGCCAGACTTTGACGACAAGCACTTTCGTTGGGGAGACATTATTTGCTATTCTGATTGCAATTCTCGGACTAGTTTTGTTTGCGCACTTGATTGGAAATATGCAG ACGTATCTACAATCCATAACTGTAAGACTTGAAGAGTGGAGATTGAAGCGGAGAGATACAGAAGAGTGGATGAGACATCGCCAACTTCCACATTATCTACGGGAAAGGGTTAGGCGGTTTGTTCAGTACAAGTGGCTTGCTACACGTGGAGTGGATGAAGAATCTATATTGCAGGCTTTACCTGCAGACCTTCGGCGAGATATTCAGCGTCACCTATGTTTGGACCTAGTCCGACGG GTGCCTTTTTTCTCTAAGATGGACGATCAACTTCTAGATGCCATATGTGAGCGTCTCGTGTCATCTTTAAGCACAGAAGGGACCTACATTGTACGAGAGGGTGACCCTGTCACTGAAATGCTTTTCATTATCCGTGGAAGATTGGAGAGCTCTACTACTAATGGAGGCAGAACTGGTTTCTTCAATTCCATAACACTAAGACCTGGTGATTTCTGCGGTGAGGAACTGCTAGCTTGGGCTCTTCTTCCAAAAGCTGCGGCCAACTTGCCTTCTTCCACGAGAACTGTGAGAGCCCTCATTGAGGTTGAGGCCTTTGCTTTGCGAGCTGAGGATCTCAAGTTCGTCGCCAGTCAATTCCGGCGTCTCCACAGCAGAAAGCTACAGCACACCTTCAGGTACTACTCCCATCACTGGAGAACATGGGGTGCTTGCTTCATTCAGGCATATTGGCGAAGGTACAGGCGGCGGAAGATGGCACATGATTTGAGCTTGAGGGAGTCATTCAACTCCCGAACAGATGAGCAAATTGCCGATGAGACCGTTCAAGAAGAACTCCATGGGTATTCTGCGAGTTCACAACCAACTCAAAATCTTGGGGTTCCACGGATTGCTACAACCGCTAGAAAGGGCGTTCACAAGAGCAAAGTCACAAGCATGCCCAAGTTACAGAAGCCAGATGAGCCTGACTTCTCTGCAGACCCTTCTTTTTAG